The genome window CGATCAGGAGCTCATTTGCTGGAACTGCTTTGGCTGCGGTGGCCACAGGGCTAACGTTTCTCTCGGATGCCTGGGCTGGTGAGTGAGGAGCGCTCCCACCTGTGGGTGTCTCTGGGGCTCCTTGTGGCTGGGGCTGCTTGGGTGCTGGCATGACGGTCACGGGCTGTTGGAGTGCAGCCAGGGCTTTCTGGCGGTCGTGTATTTTCTCGTGGCGCAAGAGGTGAGTTCTACGGGTGAAGCATTTCTTGCAGGCGGTGCAGCAATACGGCCTTTCCTGCGAGTGGGTCTGCAAGTGCCGCCGAAGGGAAAAGGTGCAAGAGAAAATCTTTTTACAAAGACTGCATTTCAGCACAGACTTCCTACGAGACTTAGGGCTCCCTCTGTCTAGCTCCTCCTTGCCCTGGCCCAGCCAGGGACCCCCAGCATACGTCCCGTTGCCCAGGCTGTGGGCACCTCCGCACAAAGCCCCGCAGAACTTCCTCCTCGGCCGGATCCTCAGCTCTGGGTGGACGTTCCCCCAGACCTTGGCCCCAAAGGCCCTGTCTTTTATGTGGATGCTCTGGTGAAGGTCCAGGTGGCGTTTGTCCGCAAAGCTGATCTCACACATTGTGCATTCGTAGGGCCCCTCTTGGGCATGGCTCCGCTGGTGGATGATGAGGTTTATTTTCAGACGGAAACGTTTCCCGCACTCGGTGCAGGGATGCGACCACTCACGCACATAGCCACGCCGACAGTTGCCCATCAGGAGGCTGCTGCTCGCACATCTGCTTGGCTTCTTCTTGCTCTTGGCCTTGGCTGGCTCACTTTTGGGGCACTTCTGGATCTCTGGGCTGGGAGAGGGTGCAGAAACCTCTTGCAATGCTTCAGGCTCCTCTTCCTTAATTTTGATGTTTTCAAGAGAAGTCCCTTCACATGCCCTTTCATTTTCCGTTAAAGAGCCTTCCTCTGAAACAGAGCAACATGGGGATTGGTCATTCACACTCCCAGGACAAACCCAGGTTGTGGTTAAGTCCCAAAGCACTGAGCAGGCTTTTAGCAATAAAGGAGCTACCAACAAATCTGAGAACGCAGTTTGGAAAGGTGCAGGTGCCACCACAGCGTCCTGTCCACACACCCTGAGCAACCCAGCGTGGTCTCGGGGTGCAGAGCTCTTGCTCCCAGGAAGAGCCAGGCTGTGGTCTGCTGCAGTGCCATCGGGGCCGGTGGAGCAAAGGGATCCACCTCTAAAACTGTGACACCAATGAcgcagcaggaaaaaagatcaTTGAAGAGCAACAGCCTGCAGTACTTCAGGCTCTTCACTTCTGTCAAGCTTGGGACTGCCAGCAAACGCCAAATGTTGCAGGCAAACCGGCTCCAGTGCAGAGGGTTGTGGGGCGAACTCTCCACACTCCCCCTGCAGCCAGGCCATTCAGCTCGCATAAGCCACGCCCACAACCAGTGCCATTTAACTCTGCCCACCAGTCCCAGAAACGGGCTCTGGGTccctggaaaaggaaagctctGCGCGTTAGCTTGGCAAAGCTTCAGGACCAGAACAGAGGGTATCTGCAGATGGCTGCCCCCACTTCCTACACTCCCTGCTTGTGGCACAAAGAGGGCCATGCCACGGGAAGCATTAGGCCACCTGAGCTCAAGGCCAGCTCTACCATaatgcagcacagctggaggaAGCATGCTACTATGACCAGCTCTGCCCCAGTTTCTGATAGCAGGAACACCAGCTGGACTGTTGTTCTTTCCACAGAGATGATAGGGCTGAAACGCCCAGCACCAGACCCCTCCCTTGCTCGGTGATAAGAGAGGCCTGaaactttcttctccctccctggtTCAAGTGAGCTTGGAGCTGCTTCCTGCCTGCAGGGCCCCATGTCTCCCCCGCACAGGGTTACTCACCAGTGTTGGACTCAGCCGGGTCCTCTTCCATCTCTGTCTCAGGCTGATCTTCCCTGCGCCGCTGCCCTTTTTGTGCACTCAGGGACATGACATTCATCACAAGGATGGGGAGTTCTGTTTGCAGAGAAGAGCAATTTTTAACACCTGTGGAGAGCTCACATCTTTCTGCTTTGGTGTGATGCTGACCGGAGATGTGTTGCGAGTGTGGAGAAGAGCCAGAGAAAGCAGTGGCACGAGAAGCCATGACAtgttgcaccaggggaggtttagattggttattaggaaaaatttctacACTGAAAGGGTtctcaagcactggaacagggtgcccagggaagtgggtgagtgaccatccctggaggtatttaaaagacgagtagacgtggcacttagggacatggtttagtggtggatctggcagtgttaggtttatagttggacttgatgatcttaaaggtcttttccaacctaagtgattctatggttctatggAAAGCATGTGAGGTGTTAGAAGGACCCGGAGTGAAGCCACACACAAGGACCAAAAGCAGAGGGATGGCTGGGAGGAAAGTCACCAAGGTGCTGCGTGCTGTCACCTCTGCAGGGCAACCTCATCCCTCCTAGACCCTCCCCACCAACTCTACAGGTAGTATTCCCACATTGCCTTGGGTTCAGGCCCTTGAATGCATTCCAGTTTCCCTGGCAGCACCTTGCCAACATACCCCAAGGCTTCTGCTTTTCACTGGTGATGCTCCTCTTAAGCACCGTGACCTGCCATGCCCTCTCCCACAGGCACTGTTAGACCTCTCTCTCCTGAGAGTGATGGGACAGGAATGGCCCAGGGAAGCAAGTCCTCCTGGCACCCATGTAACTTACCTGTGTCAACTTCCATGGGGACTTTATCTTCTCCCAAAGCCTCTTCCTTCTGGTCCATCTCTTTTGGTGTCTGCAGGGGCTCCTGACCATCTCTGATGCATGTCTGTGGGGGCTTCTGACCATCTCGGACGCTTGTCTCCGGGGGCTCCTGACCGTCTCTGATGTGCGTCTCCTGGGACTCCTGACCATCTCGTACGCTTGTCTGCGGGGGCTCCTGACCGTCTCTGATGTGCGTCTCCTGGGACTCCTGACCATCTCGGACGCTTGTCTGCGGGGGCTCCTGACCGTCTCTGATGTGTGTCTCCTGGGACTCCTGACCATCTCGGACGCTTGTCTGCGGGGGCTCCTGACCATCTTTGACACAAAGCTCTTCATCCCTCTCGATCCGGGAGAGGATGTCAGGCTTGGACACAGCATAGTCTGCTCAcggggcagaggagcagaggacaGTGTGTTTTATTAGGAACTGGCTGCACCTTCATTCTGCCAAACTCTCAAAGTGACCCGTCTCTCCCTATCCCCAGAGCTAGCAGGCAGCATGGACAGACACAAATAAATTATCCATGGTCTAATGAGAAAGGTGGTGCTGCTTTCTTGGCCCTGTGGCAGGATCCACCCATGACCACAGCTGTATCTCAAATACAGAGAAGATCTAAGTAACAGAACATGAACTAAAATCTCAAAGGAGAGGGACGGCCTCTCTCTATGTAGtatctttttcctctcttcccaggAGCACTTgacaaaccaacccccaaacacACACTTGGGGCTCGTGTCATTTCTGAGTAACATTCCCCAAAGGACagagcctgccctgccctctgCCCCCTGCCAGTGCTCACCTGGCCTTTCCTGGGGCTTCTTTAACCCCCATTAGACCCTCCTCAGTCCTGCAGGAAAGTGCTCTCGATCACAGCTCTGCCcacacatttcttcttcttctggcTCTGTTGGGGTCTGCCTGTCCCTTTCCAGTGTATCCTATCTTCTTGCCCAGCCTTCACACTctttaattgattttttccAACTCTCCCATGCTATGTCCCAAGGGTCTCCTGACCACTTCTGCTCCTCCCAGCACTAGCAGAGCggctccagcctcctcctcccactgcaTGTTCCCAGGTTCCTCACTTCCCACCATGTCTCCTCTCTCAGCAAGGCAAGCAGGAGTGTCTTTGGAAGCCCCAGGGCTCATGCACACAATGAGGTGAAGAAGGATTGCCAAACTGCACAGAAACAGGACTGGAAAAGATCACAAGAGGTCTGTCCCACCACTCTAGactccatcccagcccctcctgacaggctttgtttttctccacagGATTCATCTGACTAAGCGTAAACGTTCCTCATGGAAGAAAGATTCAAGGTCCTCCATGGAGATTTAGTCAATACAGTCAACAGACCCTCAGAGCAGTTCATTTCTAACACAGACACCACTGGGAGATCTCCTGACAAAGCTGAGACAGGAATTGCCACCTCCTCCTGGCACCCATGTAATTTACCCCTGTCAGCTTCCATGGGGACTTCCTCTTCTCCCAAAGCCTCTTCCACCCGGTCCACCTCTTCTGGTGCTTGCAGGGGCTCCTGACTGCCTCCAATAGGCATCAGCGGGGGCTTCTGACCATCTTTGACACAAAGCTCTTCATCCCTCTCGATCCGGGAGAGGATGTCAGGCTTGGACACAGCATAGTCTGCTCAcggggcagaggagcagaggacaGCGTGTTTTATTAGGAACTGGCTGCACCTTCATTCTGCCAAACTCTCAAATGTTTTCAGGTGACCCTTCTCTCCATAATCCCAGAGCTAGCAGACAGCACGGACAGACACAAATAAATTATCCATGCTCTAATGGTAAAGGTGGTGCTGCTTTCTTGGCCCTGTGGCAGGATCCACCCATGAGCACAGCTGTAGCTCAAGTACAGAGAAGATCTAAGTAACAGAACATGAACTAAAATCTTAAAGGAGAGAGCAAGGCTTTGACTTTAACAGTGACTTGAAGAGCAGTTCTTCTGAGCTATTGTTCTGGTGTAGGGACAGAAACCTTCCTGCTCTGTAGAGATGTCTGCATTAGATGGACCATGAGAGGAACaggtttgttctgtttctgcagaataTTATTGAGAAAAGTGAAGCCTCAACTTCAGTagctgcacagagcagcacGTTACTAGTCATGCCCAAGAAACAGCTTTTGGCGGGGAGTATCTTACAGCCCAAATCATCCAAAAACCTGTTGGGTGCCCTTAGAAAGACTGAGCATGATTAGGTTAGCTCTTTACCAAGACAGACGGAAATGTCCCTGTCACTTTACATAGGGGCTAAATAGAGAGAAAACGAACTTGTTCAAGGTGCAGTTATGAGACTTCACCCAGATAATTCCTGAACTGAGCTGGAAGATCATGATGGTCCCCTGACCCTGGAATCCACTTACACAGTCGTCTCACGTGGATATTTTTTATAATCAATATTACTTGTGTTGCTGTTGCTACTATTACTTACTACAGGCATCTGTTACATTGTTATCGCTTCACAAgcgggaaggaaggaaaatgcgTGGGTCTGACTGCCCAAGAGAGGTTCTGCTAGCTACAGATGTCCAGCCCCGCCAAACCAGACCATCAGTCGGGCTGCGGTGGGAAGCAGTCCAGCCTACCCACGAGAGAAGCTCATCCGGAGGTGCAGACTCTGTGCCTTACCCAGGGAAATCAGCATCTCGTAGTTCCCCCTCATCACAGCCCTGTACAGATCCTTCTGCCAGCGGTCCAGTCTCTCCCATTCCTGCTCATTGAAGTACACTGAAATGTCATCGAACGTAAGTGGTACCTGGAATCACAAGTATTAGGCGCTTGGTGACTTCTGATGCGGTTAGATAACTGGAAACCACACACGTTCAACTGAGCGCTTGGCTTTGGTTGCCGGAGCTCAGGGCAGGCACAGAGCAAAGCGTGCCTGCCCAGATCAGGGCTTGCGAGCGGCAAGTCCAGGACTCGCAGCTGCTCAGCCGCCCGAGCTCACTGCTAAGATGGCTCTGGCATTTCCTAACCCCCCCCCTCCACGGCCACGGTGCTGGCGCTTCCAGGGGCCAGGCCGGAGGCTGTTACCTTGGGGACCTCTCCCCGGGAGCCGGGAGGCAGCCGCAGGATCCAGAAGTTCCTGTTCTTCAGCAGGTTCTCCACGTTATCCAGccgctgctgcagctgcccgTACTCCTGCAGGAGGCTGCCCAGGGCGGCCAGGTTGCTGCCCAGCTCCCCAACCAGGTTCTCGCAGGCCAGCAGCCTCCGTTCCGCCCTCTCCGTCCGGCtcctcagctcctgcagctgctgggccTCCGCCTGCCCCGCCGATGCCCGCGGCCTCATGGCCTGCACCGCCTTGCGCCTGGGGGTGCCCGActcctgcgggggggggggaagcagagaTGAAGGGCAGCGTGGGCGGGGGGGCGACCCCGGCCCAAGGACTCCCCCGGACCCCACATCTCCCCCAGGGGACCCGCCAgaccctgccccccccccccccccccccccgcccgccccgctccgctccgctccgtcCCTCAGGACCGGCGCCCCCGGGTGCCCGTGTCGTGTGTccgtgtcgtgtccccccccgcccccccgggcTCTGCGGCCGGTGGGGCCCGTACTGGCGCTAGGCCCGGCCGGCGGCACCCTGCGCTCCCCAGGCTCCTGTCCCGgtcccgcccggcccggcccggcccggcccggtgcGGCCCTCACCTGAGCGGGGCCCCGGCGGGACATGGCCGCCGCCACCGGCCCCGCGCGCCCTGCGGcagcgccgcccgcccggccgccaGGAGGCGCCGCCTGCAGGGGCGGGGCCTGGCGGAGGGCAGGGCGCCCCCTGGCGGTcgggaggaggaagaagcggTGCCGGGCCGTgaccccgcggcggggcggggcagggcgggcgACTCCGGTGCCacccacgcccccccccccggtgccacCGACCCCCCCGGTCCCCACAGACTGTCCCGGTCCCCCGGTGCCACCGACCACCCCGGTCCCCACAGAGTGTCCCGGTCCCCCGGTGCCACCGACCCCCCGGTTCCCCGGTACCAACTACCCCGCACCCTATTGATTGTCCTGCCCCGCCCTCACCCGCTGCCACCGACCCCAGACCCTCCGGTGCCACCGACCCCCCCGGTCCCCACAGACTGTCCCGGTCCCGCGGTGCCaccgaccccagccccacagccgcCTCTGGACCCCCCCGTGCCAACCCCCCGCTCCGGTCCCCCGGTGCCATGGTGGCCCcgcaccccccagccccgcgggaCCTGCCCGGGCGCCTCGGAACGGGGGCTTTGCTCGGGGGTGGGGGCGAACCCGGGtaccggcaccggcaccggcagtgccccgcggcgggggggagcgggggcacCGGGCCGGGGCTGCTGGGCGCCGCGGTCCCGCTCCGAGGAGTGCCGGGGGTCGGgcggcagctccagccccgctccgccgggagcggggctgctccgccgctgcccgccgTCCTGCAGCGGGCACCGGACCCGCGCTGCCGAGCCATGGCCGCGCCTCGGCAGGTAGGACCGGGAGCGCACCGGGCTGGGGGAGCACCGGGCTGGGGGAGCACCGGGACGGGGGAGCACCGGGACGGGGGAGCACCGGGGAGAGGAGAGCaccggggaggggagagcaccGGCATGGGGGAAGAACCGGGGAGGGGAGCACCGGGGACGGGAGAGCACGGGGATGGGGGAGCACCGGGATGGGGAGCACCGGGATAGGGAGAGCACCGGGATGGAGGATAGCACCGGGGAGAGGAGAgcactggggagaggagagcaccggggaggggagagcaccGGGATGGGGGAAGCATCGGGGAGGGGAGCACCGGGGACGGGAGAGCACGGGGATGGGGGAGCACGGGGATGGGGGAGCACCAGGCTGGAGTGAGCAACAGGATGGAGGAGagcaccggggaggggggagtacCGGGGAGGGGAGCACCTCCGGAGCAGTTTTGGGAGAGGGTCCAGCCGGCAGCGTGGGGCTTGGGCGCTGCCAGTTCTGCCCGTGGCTGCCCCTCCCGGGGGGGGTCACCGTCCCACGGGGGTGGCCCCGGGCATGGCAGGAGCTGGGACCAAAGGCTCCCACGGGACACGGGGCGCTGCCGGGCTGGCCGTGACCTCGGGCGAGCAAAGCAGGGGCgggtggggggcagccccaGACTTGGGGGGATGCTGTGATTTGGGGGCTCggcctcaccccccccccagcttggCACAGGGCGAGCACCAGCCGGGGCGTGTGTCGGATTTGGCTGGTGTCAGGTGTGTGTCCCGCACGCACCCAAGGAGCTCCAGGggagccccggcccccccccgagGGGTTCCCTCTCcacgctggggggggggatgaagcaccccagcacccccacaTGAATAGTCAGTGTGTGTACTGAGCTTGGTTTTGCCATACTGGAGGGGTGAGCTGCCAGGGGTGCCGGTGGCAAAGCCTGGCTTTGCCCGCGGCTGCTCATGCCTCCCGCTCGGAGGatgtggggagggggtgtcgCTGTCCCTCGGAAGAGGGGCTGGGAGCGAGACGGGGGCAAACACCGTGGGATGGGGGTGAACCACCTCCCTCTGGCACCTCTCAACGCAACCTTGTCTTGGCGAATCCCTGCACGGTTGATGTCAGCGGGATGGGTACGGTGGCATGGAGCTGGCAAGGACCATCGCATGTGGCATCAGGCCCCCGCCCAGCCTGCGCGGGGAGGGAAAGGTTGGATAAAGTGACTCCTGCTGCAAATACCAGCGTGTCAGGGCAGGTTATCTCACGTCCTCCCTGACGGAGCGTGAAGCGCGCAGGGACCTGTCAGCAAGCGTGCCAGGAAGTGTGCCGGGATGCCTTTGCCTCCATGCCCGTGCGGGATCAGCACAGCAGCACGCCTTTTCCCAGCCATGTGCCAGCCCCAGAGCTTGACACGGCCACTCGCACACCCCTTCGCCACACATCTCGGGCCTGGCCGGGGGTCCTGCCACCGCCTGGCACGGCTCTGTGAGGGGCTCGGGCACTCCAGGTGCTCCTGGGGACAGTGGCTTCATCCTGTACCCGGCATCTGCTGGCTtctgctctccccctcccctggcaggctggctctgctccccagccccacggcacgTCCCCACAGTGTCAGCAAGAGCATCCCCATGCCCCACAGACACGTGTGGTTTATTCCCGgctctgctgccccagcaggAGGTGTCCCTGCAGGCACTGGTGACGTTTGAGGACGTGGAGGTCCGGTTCTCAGCGGAGGagtgggagctgctggaggaatgGCAGCGGGCGCTGCACCGGGAGGTGACGGAGGGGACATCCCAACTGCTGGCCTCCCTTGGTAGGGCCCTGCCCCGGTGCTCATCCCAGCCAGAGTGGGGGTAGCATGGGGGTCCCAATCCTCTAGCCAGGCAGAGCTCGGTGTCCGGCggctgggggggctgccctTCCTGGCACCCCACCTCCCCTGTCCCTCAGGgccccccagcagcccagccctcGGTGCCCTGGTGCAGCTGGTGAAGGAGATCCCCAAGTTTCTCTTCGGTGGCCCCAAGGCTGGCGCGGAGCCGggtgccaccagcagcagggacGCAGCAGCGGGCTCTGAGCAGACGGGCGCAGGTGGTGAGCACCGGGGCTGTGCCGGGTGGGTGAGAGCCTGGTCCTGCCCTGCTGGGCACCGGCGATGTGGGGGCTCTGCCTTGGTAATGTGTGATAGCGGGGCTGTGAGCGTGCTGGAGGCGAAGCTGCCTCGCAGCCCCGGCAGCGCCGTCGTGGACCCGGGTGTGGGGAACCACGCGCTGAGCCATGGCAGGGTGGGGGCTGTACCCCCcggctgtgcctgggaagggctgggcagggggtcCTGGCGTTGGCCCCCTGGGAACACCCAGCCCCGAACAGGGGTTTCTCCTAATGCTGGCACAGGTGTTGCTGCAGAGGGGGGGGGTCTCCCCGGGGCcggcctgcctgcctgcaggatAAACCCGCCAGCAGGACCTGGCCCCCATGGAGCTGGGCCACactgggagctgggggctggcagagccTCGCAGTGGAGCTGGGGATAGTGCATGCAGCGGGTGAgccatggggctggggaccctGGCATGAGGGTGAGGGTGTGCAGGCGTCTGGTACCAGGGATCCGGGTGTCCCCCTggccccctgctcccagccatgTCCAGGGATGCCTGGCTACTGGGGGGCCGGGGACTGGAACTGGCTTTTGCAGTTAAAATGGAGGCACCGGTGGAGACCTGCCCACTCCGCAGCCTGGAGAAAtgcctggaggagctggtggtgAGGGGGTCTGGCCATcctgccacccccagccccctggCGAGCGGCTCCCGTGCCCCTGGGGAGAGGCAGCGGGGAGAGCCCAGCGGTCACCAATCTCTGCCTGGGAGACGCTTGCTCAGAGGTGTGGCACGGCACAGTGTCATGCCCATGACATGGCATGGCACGGCATTGTACTGTGCAGCATGGCAAGGCATGGCATGCCATTGAGTGCATGCCATGGCACAGTGTGGTACCACGCACATACCACAGCccggcatggcatggcatggcatggcacagcatgGTACCTTCTTGCAGCATGGCATGACATGACATGGCATAGCATGGCATGGCACGGCAGGGCTGGGCACTGGTCTCCAGTCTCTGCGGAGGCAacaggagggagctgctggaCCCCGTGCTCACTGGCGCTGGGGCTTGGGTACACCCTTTGTCCCTCGTGGGTGGGTGCCAGGGATGTGCTCTGCACCCCAGGGTGGTGAGAGGACTTGGGATGCCGGTGTCAAGCCTGCCAAGCCGAGGCGAGTGCCAGACACACAGCACTTGGCACTCGCCGCAGCTCCTGGGCTGTGCCGGGGGGTCTCGGGCGCAAGGGTGGGATGAGCCAGATCTTGTCAGCTCTTGCCCTGAGTGTGCCCTGCAGGCCTGGCCACCCCTCCTGGCCCCGCGCTAGCCAAGTCAccggcagcccctgcccgctgCTGCCCACAATCTGGGGATGGTGCCGGGCACCCCGGCTCTGTGAGCGGCATCTCCTTCGCCAGCAGTGCCACCAGGGAGCCAGCAGCCCGGACCGTGGCCTGGGGCTGGGATGGTGGGCTGTGCCACAGCTCCATGTTGCCAGCTGGTGAGGTCTTGGGGGAGTCTCGGGGGGGTCCCGGAGAGTCTTGGAAGGGTCCTGGGGGGACCCAAGGGGTCTCAGGCAGCCCCAGGGGACAGAGTGtgggggctggggctgcgcaGTGGGGTGCTCGGGCAGGATTTGGTCCCTGTGAGGGGGAGTGTTGCCTCCCTGCACAGCCTGACCGGCTGTTCCTAGGGGGCATGTGCCTTGTCACTGGGAattcagcccccccccccccccccagcaaggTACAGGGGCATGCGAGGACATGGGTGGGGGTGCTGAGCCCCAAGGTCCCAGGTGGGGAGTGCTGCCCCTGGAGAGCAGGGGCTTCCCTGGGGGGGCCTGGGCtttggcggggggggtggtATCCCTGTGGAATCTGGTCCATGGGGGCATCCGTGGGGGGTCTGGGCTTTGGAGGGGGCATGCCTGTGAGTTCTGGGCTTTGGGGGAAATCCCTGCAGGGTCTGGTCCCTGGGGAATCCCTGGAGGAGGGGTCTGATATTTGGGGGGCACACAACCTTGAGGGGGGTCTGGGTTTTGGGAGAGCATCCGTGGGAGGTCCAGTCCCCTGGGGCATCTCTTTGGGGTCTGGTCCCTGGGGGGACTCttgtggtgctgggggggggggaggatgaAGGCCCCCTCTGCCCATTGCACCTCAGGGTAACTCTGtgggggggtctcaccagctGGGAGCGCGGGGAAGAGCCCCCTGCAAGGGCTGCTCGACTGCCTGCGGGACATCGCCACCCCCAAGCCCATCCCAGCCTGGCCGGCGGCTGCTGGCAGAAGTCGGGGGGCCGCGGTGCCAGGCACTGGGGGCTGCAGTGTCTCCGCAGCGGGTGGGTGGCACGAGGGGTGGGGTGCGGGGGGCTCGGCGGTGCttgcagcccctctcctgccagggggttggtttggggggcGAGGGCccctggggtgggagaaggggcTGAAACCCTGGGGTGGAGGGAACGGCTGTGCCCGGGTGCGCGGTGCAGAGCAGAGCGATGGCCGGGCCTTGGCATCACCCTGACCCGGTGGGCACGGCAGCCCCTCGTCTCCCAGGGCTGAGGACACATGTGGGGTCCTGTGCCAGCACCCAGGGATGGGCAGCactgtggggtggggagcttttggggggggggctgcccctgcTGATGGGGTGTCTGTGCCACTTCCCAGGGGCGACAGCACCAGCGGtgcccccccgcagccccgccaAAACGCGAGCGTTGGGGACACACGGCACTGCCGTGCCAGGGGACACCCGCCCTGCCGGCGGCAGCCGGCCGCCCGCCTGTCCCCCCACCGCAGGGATGGTGACCAAGAGACCCTTTGCAGAAGGTACTGGGGggctggggccaggctggggggcGGCGTGGGAGGGGGCTGGTGGCACCGGGGCACCGTCTGAGCTCCCACCCTCTGGCTCGCAGCGGATGCCGTGTCCCCACCGGGGTCTGGCATGTGTCCTGGCAGTTGCAGCGGGGTGAGCCTGCCCAAGAAGAGGTGCCATGGAATGAGCCCCCCATCCCCGCGGGAGTCCCCCGGTGAGGCCCAGGACCCATGGGCTGAAGTCGGCCGGGTCCGAGCCGTCCtggtgga of Aquila chrysaetos chrysaetos chromosome 3, bAquChr1.4, whole genome shotgun sequence contains these proteins:
- the LOC115338963 gene encoding zinc finger protein 777-like isoform X1 → MSRRGPAQESGTPRRKAVQAMRPRASAGQAEAQQLQELRSRTERAERRLLACENLVGELGSNLAALGSLLQEYGQLQQRLDNVENLLKNRNFWILRLPPGSRGEVPKVPLTFDDISVYFNEQEWERLDRWQKDLYRAVMRGNYEMLISLDYAVSKPDILSRIERDEELCVKDGQKPPLMPIGGSQEPLQAPEEVDRVEEALGEEEVPMEADRDYAVSKPDILSRIERDEELCVKDGQEPPQTSVRDGQESQETHIRDGQEPPQTSVRDGQEPPQTSVRDGQESQETHIRDGQEPPETSVRDGQKPPQTCIRDGQEPLQTPKEMDQKEEALGEDKVPMEVDTELPILVMNVMSLSAQKGQRRREDQPETEMEEDPAESNTEEGSLTENERACEGTSLENIKIKEEEPEALQEVSAPSPSPEIQKCPKSEPAKAKSKKKPSRCASSSLLMGNCRRGYVREWSHPCTECGKRFRLKINLIIHQRSHAQEGPYECTMCEISFADKRHLDLHQSIHIKDRAFGAKVWGNVHPELRIRPRRKFCGALCGGAHSLGNGTYAGGPWLGQGKEELDRGSPKSRRKSVLKCSLCKKIFSCTFSLRRHLQTHSQERPYCCTACKKCFTRRTHLLRHEKIHDRQKALAALQQPVTVMPAPKQPQPQGAPETPTGGSAPHSPAQASERNVSPVATAAKAVPANELLIGPAELGPPDKNCHILGWGGRAVQPVVRLGNRAAVSGVTEK
- the LOC115338963 gene encoding zinc finger protein 777-like isoform X2; this translates as MSRRGPAQESGTPRRKAVQAMRPRASAGQAEAQQLQELRSRTERAERRLLACENLVGELGSNLAALGSLLQEYGQLQQRLDNVENLLKNRNFWILRLPPGSRGEVPKVPLTFDDISVYFNEQEWERLDRWQKDLYRAVMRGNYEMLISLDYAVSKPDILSRIERDEELCVKDGQKPPLMPIGGSQEPLQAPEEVDRVEEALGEEEVPMEADRDYAVSKPDILSRIERDEELCVKDGQEPPQTSVRDGQESQETHIRDGQEPPQTSVRDGQEPPQTSVRDGQESQETHIRDGQEPPETSVRDGQKPPQTCIRDGQEPLQTPKEMDQKEEALGEDKVPMEVDTELPILVMNVMSLSAQKGQRRREDQPETEMEEDPAESNTEEGSLTENERACEGTSLENIKIKEEEPEALQEVSAPSPSPEIQKCPKSEPAKAKSKKKPSRCASSSLLMGNCRRGYVREWSHPCTECGKRFRLKINLIIHQRSHAQEGPYECTMCEISFADKRHLDLHQSIHIKDRAFGAKVWGNVHPELRIRPRRKFCGALCGGAHSLGNGTYAGGPWLGQGKEELDRGSPKSRRKSVLKCSLCKKIFSCTFSLRRHLQTHSQERPYCCTACKKCFTRRTHLLRHEKIHDRQKALAALQQPVTVMPAPKQPQPQGAPETPTGGSAPHSPAQASERNVSPVATAAKAVPANELLIGPAELGPPDKNCHILGWGGRAVQPVVRLGNRAAVSGVTEK
- the LOC115338963 gene encoding zinc finger protein 777-like isoform X4 translates to MSRRGPAQESGTPRRKAVQAMRPRASAGQAEAQQLQELRSRTERAERRLLACENLVGELGSNLAALGSLLQEYGQLQQRLDNVENLLKNRNFWILRLPPGSRGEVPKVPLTFDDISVYFNEQEWERLDRWQKDLYRAVMRGNYEMLISLDYAVSKPDILSRIERDEELCVKDGQKPPLMPIGGSQEPLQAPEEVDRVEEALGEEEVPMEADRDYAVSKPDILSRIERDEELCVKDGQEPPQTSVRDGQEPPQTSVRDGQEPPQTSVRDGQESQETHIRDGQEPPETSVRDGQKPPQTCIRDGQEPLQTPKEMDQKEEALGEDKVPMEVDTELPILVMNVMSLSAQKGQRRREDQPETEMEEDPAESNTEEGSLTENERACEGTSLENIKIKEEEPEALQEVSAPSPSPEIQKCPKSEPAKAKSKKKPSRCASSSLLMGNCRRGYVREWSHPCTECGKRFRLKINLIIHQRSHAQEGPYECTMCEISFADKRHLDLHQSIHIKDRAFGAKVWGNVHPELRIRPRRKFCGALCGGAHSLGNGTYAGGPWLGQGKEELDRGSPKSRRKSVLKCSLCKKIFSCTFSLRRHLQTHSQERPYCCTACKKCFTRRTHLLRHEKIHDRQKALAALQQPVTVMPAPKQPQPQGAPETPTGGSAPHSPAQASERNVSPVATAAKAVPANELLIGPAELGPPDKNCHILGWGGRAVQPVVRLGNRAAVSGVTEK
- the LOC115338963 gene encoding zinc finger protein 777-like isoform X6, with product MSRRGPAQESGTPRRKAVQAMRPRASAGQAEAQQLQELRSRTERAERRLLACENLVGELGSNLAALGSLLQEYGQLQQRLDNVENLLKNRNFWILRLPPGSRGEVPKVPLTFDDISVYFNEQEWERLDRWQKDLYRAVMRGNYEMLISLDYAVSKPDILSRIERDEELCVKDGQKPPLMPIGGSQEPLQAPEEVDRVEEALGEEEVPMEADRDYAVSKPDILSRIERDEELCVKDGQEPPQTSVRDGQESQETHIRDGQEPPQTSVRDGQEPPETSVRDGQKPPQTCIRDGQEPLQTPKEMDQKEEALGEDKVPMEVDTELPILVMNVMSLSAQKGQRRREDQPETEMEEDPAESNTEEGSLTENERACEGTSLENIKIKEEEPEALQEVSAPSPSPEIQKCPKSEPAKAKSKKKPSRCASSSLLMGNCRRGYVREWSHPCTECGKRFRLKINLIIHQRSHAQEGPYECTMCEISFADKRHLDLHQSIHIKDRAFGAKVWGNVHPELRIRPRRKFCGALCGGAHSLGNGTYAGGPWLGQGKEELDRGSPKSRRKSVLKCSLCKKIFSCTFSLRRHLQTHSQERPYCCTACKKCFTRRTHLLRHEKIHDRQKALAALQQPVTVMPAPKQPQPQGAPETPTGGSAPHSPAQASERNVSPVATAAKAVPANELLIGPAELGPPDKNCHILGWGGRAVQPVVRLGNRAAVSGVTEK